One Malus sylvestris chromosome 14, drMalSylv7.2, whole genome shotgun sequence DNA segment encodes these proteins:
- the LOC126599578 gene encoding beta-adaptin-like protein C: MSGHDSKYFSTTKKGEIPELKEELNSQYKDKRKDAVKKVIAAMTVGKDVSSLFTDVVNCMQTENLELKKLVYLYLINYAKSQPDLAILAVNTFVKDSQDPNPLIRALAVRTMGCIRVDKITEYLCDPLQRCLKDDDPYVRKTAAICVAKLYDINAELVEDRGFLESLKDLISDNNPMVVANAVAALAEIQENSTRPIFEITSHTLSKLLTALNECTEWGQVFILDALSKYKAADAREAENIVERVTPRLQHANCAVVLSAVKMILQQMELITSTDVVRNLCKKMAPPLVTLLSAEPEIQYVALRNINLIVQRRPTILAHEIKVFFCKYNDPIYVKMEKLEIMIKLASDRNIDQVLLEFKEYATEVDVDFVRKAVRAIGRCAIKLERAAERCITVLLELIKIKVNYVVQEAIIVIKDIFRRYPNTYESIIATLCESLDTLDEPEAKASMIWIIGEYAERIDNADELLESFLESFPEEPAHVQLQLLTATVKLFLKKPTEGPQQMIQVVLNNATVETDNPDLRDRAYIYWRLLSTDPEAAKDVVLAEKPVISDDSNLIDPSLLDELLANIATLSSVYHKPPEAFVTRVKATAQRTEDEDYGSETGNSESPAHVADSSASPTATSSGVPYAAARQPTPVSPAPAPAAPVPDLLGDLMGLENSAIVPVDQPASPAGPPLPVVLPASTGQGLQISAQLTCREGQIFYSLLFENNTQVPLDGFMIQFNKNTFGLAAAGPLQVPQLQPGKSAGTLLPMVTFQNMSQGPPSSLLQVAVKNNQQPVWYFNDKISLHVFFTDDGRMERANFLETWRSLPDTNEITKDLPGIVVSNVEATLDRLAATNMFFIAKRKHANQDVFYFSAKIPRGIPFLIELTTVVNNPGVKIAIKTPSPETAPLFFEAMETLLKD; this comes from the exons ATGAGCGGTCACGACTCCAAGTACTTCTCCACCACCAAGAAGGGCGAAATCCCTGAGCTCAAAGAGGAGCTCAATTCTCAATACAAG GATAAGAGAAAAGATGCCGTCAAGAAGGTGATCGCAGCAATGACTGTTGGGAAGGATGTTTCATCACTTTTCACAGATGTAGTAAATTGCATGCAAACAGAAAACTTGGAGCTGAAGAAGCTAGTCTATTTGTATCTGATAAATTATGCTAAAAGCCAGCCTGACCTAGCTATACTTGCGGTGAATACATTTGTCAAG GATTCACAGGACCCAAATCCTTTGATTCGTGCTTTAGCCGTCCGGACAATGGGTTGTATTCGTGTTGATAAAATTACCGAATATCTATGTGATCCCCTTCAGAGGTGTCTTAAG GATGATGATCCATATGTTCGGAAGACAGCAGCCATATGTGTGGCCAAACTTTATGACATAAATGCAGAGTTAGTTGAGGATAGGGGTTTTCTGGAATCTCTCAAGGATTTGATATCTGATAATAATCCTATGGTTGTAGCCAATGCTGTGGCTGCTCTAGCCGAAATTCAAGAGAATAGTACTAGACCCATCTTTGAGATCACTAGTCACACTCTGTCAAAGCTCCtaactgccttaaatgaatGCACAGA GTGGGGTCAAGTTTTCATATTGGACGCTCTTTCTAAATACAAGGCAGCAGACGCTCGTGAAGCTGAAAATATAGTAGAGCGAGTTACACCACGATTACAACACGCTAACTGTGCGGTTGTACTTTCAGCTGTTAAG ATGATCCTCCAACAAATGGAACTTATAACTAGTACTGATGTCGTCAGAAATCTTTGCAAAAAGATGGCTCCTCCACTCGTGACACTGTTATCTGCTGAGCCTGAGATACAATATGTTGCATTGAGAAATATCAACCTTATAGTACAAAGACGACCCACAATCCTTGCTCATGAAATTAAg GTGTTCTTCTGCAAGTACAATGATCCAATTTATGTAAAGATGGAAAAGTTAGAAATCATGATCAAGCTTGCTTCAGACCGAAATATAGACCAG GTTTTGTTGGAGTTTAAAGAGTATGCTACGGAAGTAGATGTGGATTTTGTCCGAAAAGCTGTCCGCGCCATTGGTCGCTGTGCAATCAAATTAGAAAGAGCAGCTGAGCGGTGCATTACTGTTTTACTGGAGCTTATTAAGATCAAAGTAAATTATGTAGTTCAAGAGGCCATTATTGTCATCAAAGATATATTTAGAAGATATCCAAATAC CTATGAGTCCATTATTGCCACTCTGTGCGAAAGCCTTGACACTTTAGATGAACCAGAAGCCAAG gcatcaatgatctgGATAATTGGTGAATATGCAGAACGAATTGACAATGCTGATGAGCTACTTGAAAGTTTTCTGGAAAGTTTCCCTGAAGAGCCTGCACATGTCCAATTGCAATTGCTAACTGCAACTGTCAAACTCTTTCTTAAGAAGCCGACTGAAGGACCACAGCAGATGATACAG GTTGTTTTAAATAATGCTACTGTGGAAACAGACAATCCTGATTTGCGAGATCGGGCCTACATATATTGGCGTCTTTTATCAACTGACCCAGAG GCAGCCAAGGATGTGGTGTTAGCTGAGAAGCCAGTGATCAGTGACGATTCAAACCTGATTGATCCATCTCTTCTTGATGAGCTTCTTGCTAACATTGCTACGTTATCCTCTGTGTATCACAAGCCTCCAGAAGCATTTGTTACCCGTGTGAAGGCCACAGCCCAAAGAACTGAAGATGAGGACTATGGTAGTGAAACAGGAAATTCTGAATCACCTGCTCATGTTGCTGATAGCTCTGCATCCCCAACCGCAACTAGTTCAGGTGTTCCATATGCTGCAGCTAGACAACCTACACCAGTTTCGCCTGCACCTGCACCTGCTGCTCCAGTACCAGATTTGCTTGGTGACCTGATGGGCCTGGAAAACAGTGCTATTGTCCCTGTGGATCAACCTGCTTCTCCCGCTGG ACCTCCGTTGCCTGTCGTTCTCCCAGCGTCAACTGGTCAAGGTTTACAAATCAGTGCTCAGTTGACATGTAGGGAAGGACAAATATTTTACAGTTTATTGTTCGAGAACAACACACAGGTTCCACTAGATGGGTTCATGATTCAGTTCAACAAAAATACATTTggtcttgcagctgctggaccCCTTCAG GTTCCACAATTGCAACCTGGGAAATCAGCGGGGACTCTCTTGCCTATGGTTACGTTCCAGAATATGTCTCAAGGTCCTCCAAGCTCACTATTGCAGGTTGCTGTGAAAAACAATCAACAACCAGTCTGGTACTTTAACGATAAAATCTCATTGCACGTCTTCTTTACTGATGATGGAAGAATGGAGCGTGCAAACTTTCTTGAG ACATGGAGGTCTCTTCCGGACACAAATGAGATTACAAAGGACTTACCTGGAATTGTGGTGAGCAATGTTGAGGCGACTCTGGACCGCCTGGCTGCTACAAACATGTTCTTCATTGCGAAACGCAAACATGCCAACCAGGACGTGTTCTATTTCTCAGCAAAAATCCCTCGAGGAATACCGTTCTTGATTGAACTCACCACTGTCGTGAATAACCCCGGGGTCAAGATTGCAATCAAGACTCCAAGCCCGGAGACAGCACCTCTTTTCTTTGAAGCCATGGAGACTCTCCTCAAGGATTGA